One segment of Lates calcarifer isolate ASB-BC8 unplaced genomic scaffold, TLL_Latcal_v3 _unitig_4496_quiver_2964, whole genome shotgun sequence DNA contains the following:
- the LOC108899965 gene encoding LOW QUALITY PROTEIN: protocadherin gamma-A11-like (The sequence of the model RefSeq protein was modified relative to this genomic sequence to represent the inferred CDS: inserted 1 base in 1 codon) — protein sequence MACGIRPYTRCEKWRFGCGQNWHLLLVLFYLICMVNGHIRYSIPEEMKKGSLVGNVAQDLGLDLKRLRSGRARIVTGESIQYTELKTDKGILVVNDRIDREQLCGDVTPCSFSFEVILENPMELYQITVEITDINDHSPTFKRNSIHFEISESANTGSRFPLTSAEDPDVGVNGLREYFLTENDNFVLKQNSNADGKKYAEMVLQKPLDRETNPHLSLKLIAVDGGSPQRSGTVNIDVTVLDINDNAPVFNQSVYKATVMENSPRDTYVTTVNASDADIGSNSIVTYYFSDLNSGLSDLFRIDEKTGVISITGSIDYEKDKXYELRIEGKDQGGLTDSSKVIIEVTDVNDNAPTISVMSFTSPVSEDSPPGTTIGIINVKDLDSSDNGQVNCRIEQNAPFKIKSNLRNYYTLVTDIVLDRESVSDYNITVVATDAGMPPLSTKRTFHLKVSDVNDNAPVFPRGVYSAFIPENNSPGVSVLTVRAKDPDENQNARISYILEDTNTGGSPVSEYVSINAESGVIHAVRSFDYEQIKQLVFIVKAQDGGSPPLSSNVTVKILIHDQNDNPPQVLYPVQTGGSLVAEIVPRSADVGYLVTKVVAVDVDSGQNAWLSYKLQKATDRALFEVGLQNGEIRTIRQVTDKDAVKQRLTVIVEDNGQPSRSATVIVNVAVADSFPEVLSEFTDFTQDKEYNDNLTFYLVLALAVVSFLFITCLVFIISVKIYRWRQSRILYHSNLPVIPYYPPRYSDTLGTGTLQHVYNYEVCRTTDSRKSDCKFGRAGSQNVLIMDPSSTGTMQRLQNEKSILDEPDSPLEVRCKTQLVYFWNLFFV from the exons atgGCATGTGGAATACGACCCTATACCCGGTGCGAAAAATGGCGTTTTGGCTGCGGACAGAACTGGCATTTACTGCTGgtccttttttatttaatttgtatggTCAACGGACATATCCGATATTCAATaccagaggagatgaagaaaggTTCCCTAGTCGGTAATGTAGCACAGGATCTTGGTTTGGATCTGAAAAGGCTTCGTTCCGGTCGGGCCCGTATCGTGACCGGCGAGAGCATCCAGTACACCGAGCTGAAGACAGACAAAGGGATTTTAGTCGTCAATGATAGAATTGACCGAGAGCAGCTTTGTGGAGACGTGACACCGTGTAGTTTCAGCTTTGAGGTGATTTTAGAAAACCCGATGGAGCTATATCAAATTACAGTTGAAATAACAGACATAAATGATCATTCGCCCACGTTTAAAAGAAACAGCATCCATTTTGAAATCAGTGAATCCGCTAATACTGGATCTCGATTTCCACTGACTAGTGCAGAAGATCCAGATGTGGGTGTTAATGGACTCAGAGAATATTTTTTGACCGAGAATGacaattttgttttaaaacaaaactcaaatgCAGATGGAAAGAAATACGCAGAGATGGTTCTTCAGAAGCCattagacagagagacaaatccTCATCTGTCTCTAAAGCTGATAGCTGTAGACGGTGGAAGTCCGCAGAGATCTGGTACAGTAAATATAGATGTGACTGTTCTTGATATCAATGACAATGCACCTGTATTTAATCAATCTGTGTACAAAGCTACAGTGATGGAAAATTCTCCCAGAGATACTTACGTTACCACTGTTAATGCCAGTGACGCAGACATCGGGTCAAACAGTATTGTTACGTATTATTTTTCAGATCTGAACAGTGGTCTAAGTGATTTGTTTAGAATTGATGAAAAAACTGGCGTCATTTCAATAACAGGCTCTATTGattatgaaaaagaca aatatgaaCTTAGAATAGAAGGAAAAGATCAAGGAGGTTTGACAGATTCAAGTAAAGTGATAATTGAAGTTactgatgtgaatgacaacGCCCCTACTATTAGCGTCATGTCGTTCACTAGTCCTGTGTCAGAGGACTCCCCTCCCGGTACAACAATTGgcattataaatgtaaaagatCTCGATTCAAGTGATAACGGACAAGTAAATTGTAGAATAGAACAAAACgcacctttcaaaataaaatccaatttAAGAAATTACTATACATTGGTGACTGATATTGTATTAGACCGTGAAAGTGTTTCAGACTATAATATCACTGTTGTTGCGACAGATGCAGGAATGCCTCCTCTGTCAACAAAAAGAACCTTTCATTTAAAGGTCTCTGATGTGAACGATAATGCCCCGGTTTTTCCACGAGGTGTTTACAGCGCATTTATTCCAGAGAATAACTCTCCAGGCGtttctgttctcactgtgaGAGCTAAAGATCCTGATGAAAACCAAAACGCCCGAATATCGTATATTTTGGAAGATACTAATACCGGTGGATCTCCAGTTTCTGAGTATGTTTCTATAAATGCAGAAAGTGGAGTGATACATGCAGTTCGCTCGTTTGATTATGAGCAAATCAAACAGCTGGTTTTCATTGTCAAAGCGCAGGATGGAGGTTCACCTCCACTCAGTAGCAATGTGACTGTTAAAATACTGATCCAcgaccagaacgacaaccctcctcaggttctgtacccagtccagactggtggctctctggtaGCTGAAATAgtgcctcgttcagcagatgtgggctatctggtgactaaagtggtggctgttgatgtggactctggacagaatgcctggctctcctataaactgcagaaagccacagacagggcgctgtttgaagtgggcttacagaatggagaaataagaactatccgccaagtgactgataaagatgcagtgaaacaaagactgactgttatagtggaggacaacgggcagccctctcgttcagctacagtcattgttaacgtggcggtggcggacagcttccctgaagtgctgtcggagttcactgactttacacAGGACAAGGAatacaatgacaacctgactttttacttagtgttggctctggctgtagtttccttcctcttcatcacgtgtttagtgtttattatatcagtgaaaatctacagatggagacagtctcgcatcctgtatcactccaatctccctgtgattccatattatccaccacgttactcagacactttggggacagggactctccaacacgtgtacaattacgaggtgtgcaggacgactgactccagaaagagtgactgtaagttcggcagagctggtagtcagaacgtgctgataatggaccccagttctacagggacgatgcagcggttacagaatgaaaagagcatcctggatgaaccagactctcctctAGAGGTGAGGTGCAAGACGCaacttgtttatttttggaatcttttttttgtctga